In Saccharicrinis fermentans DSM 9555 = JCM 21142, a genomic segment contains:
- a CDS encoding UvrD-helicase domain-containing protein, giving the protein MSKLKIYKASAGSGKTFTLTKEFLFLLYKSPTNYIHTLAVTFTNKATAEMKSRILEKLFEISTNKTDDYVSDLMKEFKLEDQEIRQKAQVILSYLLHDFSNFSVSTIDSFFQKIIRSFAREAGLESGFKIELNTPKILQKAIDHLLMKVDLPEYSHLKDWLVQFAEQKLNQGKSWNLSNDLHKLGSEIFNELFQLESRAIFDVISQKGKMQDYLNNIQAIVHQFESEIKSIGEQGSAAIIKSGLKYDLFTGKSRTPLKYFERLKNVEKPEPGASVLKLIDASEKWGRKDNTPAINQQISEVYPLLNMLLKKAIDYIEREYENYTTAKVISQNYFALGIIADIANEVRAICRDENIFLIADSSHFLNKIIDQNDTPFIYEKIGTRYQNFMIDEFQDTSKLQWLNFKPLVDNSLSSDDTSLIVGDVKQSIYRWRNSDWNLLASKVEHDFIQHGSEALTLNKNWRSLSNIISFNNSLFVSGAKYIQNDFNQQFSGLLKGEDTIAEFSSKISHAYADVFQELPANKDLNKGHVKAMFFDRDKEKSYDERMLFEMVKNIENLVDKGYNYHDFCILVRKKGEGETIANALLSGAYSIQGKAIPVISNESLFLSGSSAVHFMVAQIKFLQNPNNLILKAEMVLNRQLLHNKEQKGAYEVGKYFDFETEIGFAKQEFDWINELLTQRQKPLLELVELLAHNLPEEIQEQQGVFIQGFINCTNQFIKDYYPDLTAFIDWWDDKGNMEAVAVPDDQDAIKIMTIHKSKGLEFKVVFLPYCNWKLDTEIKSNIIWCRPDIAPFDEIKLLPVTYTSKLQNTIFKEEYFQERLYQYVDSLNLLYVALTRCCEVLITFGNTPSSNNKDKLKSVSDLMYFTIQNHHLTDTDNRGFIDLASSWDAENNCFSYGEIPEQISNTKDEDIILGEILKPFTNKLLNDDKIAIKADNEGYFSNTGGQSKINYGKLMHEAFEYIHTKDDIEMALTRMIFDGKISEMEKEMLKNQISDLISKPDTQKWFHPKHQIKAENTILSPRGTYRPDRVVFLENEVHIIDYKFGDIEEAKYEKQVLQYIRQVQNMGHTSVKGFIWYVTLDKIIPVCHEATQGRLF; this is encoded by the coding sequence ATGTCAAAACTTAAAATATACAAGGCTTCGGCCGGATCAGGAAAAACCTTCACCTTAACCAAAGAATTTCTTTTTCTTTTATATAAGAGTCCTACGAACTACATACATACGCTTGCGGTTACTTTTACTAATAAGGCTACCGCCGAAATGAAAAGTCGTATCCTTGAAAAATTGTTTGAAATATCTACAAACAAAACAGATGATTATGTAAGTGATCTAATGAAAGAATTTAAACTGGAAGATCAGGAAATAAGGCAAAAGGCCCAGGTTATATTAAGTTACCTACTCCATGATTTCTCAAATTTTTCGGTAAGTACCATAGATAGTTTTTTTCAGAAAATCATACGATCTTTTGCGCGTGAAGCTGGTCTGGAAAGCGGTTTTAAAATTGAACTTAACACCCCCAAGATATTACAAAAAGCCATTGACCACCTATTGATGAAGGTGGATTTACCAGAATATTCCCATCTCAAAGATTGGTTAGTTCAATTTGCAGAACAAAAGCTTAACCAAGGAAAAAGTTGGAATTTAAGCAATGACCTTCATAAATTGGGCTCAGAAATTTTCAATGAACTCTTTCAGTTAGAAAGTCGTGCCATCTTTGATGTTATTAGCCAAAAAGGAAAAATGCAGGATTACCTGAATAATATCCAAGCTATTGTGCATCAATTTGAATCAGAAATAAAATCGATTGGTGAGCAAGGAAGTGCCGCAATAATTAAAAGTGGATTGAAATACGATTTATTTACCGGTAAAAGTCGTACACCTCTCAAGTATTTCGAGAGGCTAAAAAATGTAGAAAAACCAGAACCTGGTGCATCGGTTCTAAAATTAATCGATGCATCCGAAAAATGGGGACGAAAAGATAATACACCGGCTATTAACCAACAAATTTCTGAAGTATATCCTTTACTCAACATGCTCTTAAAGAAAGCTATTGATTACATTGAACGGGAATATGAGAATTATACTACAGCCAAAGTAATTAGTCAAAATTATTTTGCCTTGGGCATTATTGCAGATATAGCCAATGAAGTTCGTGCCATTTGTCGTGATGAAAACATATTTTTGATTGCAGATTCATCCCACTTTTTAAACAAGATCATCGATCAAAATGATACACCTTTTATTTATGAGAAAATTGGAACACGTTATCAAAATTTTATGATTGATGAGTTTCAAGATACCTCCAAATTGCAGTGGTTAAACTTTAAACCTCTTGTTGATAATTCTTTATCAAGTGATGACACGAGTTTAATTGTGGGTGATGTAAAACAATCTATTTACCGTTGGCGTAATTCCGACTGGAACCTACTGGCCAGTAAAGTAGAACATGATTTTATTCAGCATGGAAGCGAGGCGCTTACCCTGAATAAAAACTGGAGAAGTCTATCAAATATTATAAGTTTTAACAATTCTCTTTTTGTATCCGGCGCAAAATACATTCAAAACGATTTTAATCAACAATTCTCAGGTTTACTCAAGGGCGAAGATACGATAGCCGAGTTTAGCTCCAAGATTTCCCATGCATATGCAGATGTTTTTCAGGAGCTACCGGCAAATAAAGACCTCAATAAAGGGCATGTGAAAGCCATGTTTTTCGATCGAGACAAAGAAAAAAGTTATGATGAACGCATGCTTTTTGAAATGGTGAAAAACATTGAAAATTTAGTGGACAAAGGCTATAACTATCATGACTTTTGTATTTTAGTACGAAAAAAGGGAGAAGGCGAAACCATTGCCAACGCCTTATTATCAGGGGCCTACTCTATTCAAGGCAAAGCCATTCCTGTTATTTCCAATGAATCATTGTTCTTGTCCGGTTCTTCAGCGGTTCATTTTATGGTGGCACAAATTAAATTCTTACAAAATCCCAATAATCTTATCCTGAAGGCCGAAATGGTCTTAAATAGACAATTACTGCATAATAAAGAACAAAAAGGGGCATATGAAGTAGGTAAGTATTTTGATTTTGAGACAGAGATTGGTTTTGCAAAACAAGAATTTGATTGGATCAATGAGTTGCTAACCCAACGCCAAAAACCCTTACTTGAATTGGTGGAACTGCTGGCACATAATTTACCAGAGGAGATTCAGGAACAACAGGGGGTTTTTATACAGGGATTTATCAATTGCACCAATCAATTTATCAAAGATTATTATCCTGATCTAACGGCATTTATTGATTGGTGGGATGATAAAGGAAATATGGAAGCCGTTGCTGTACCTGATGATCAGGATGCAATAAAAATAATGACGATTCACAAGTCTAAAGGTCTGGAATTTAAAGTTGTATTTTTACCCTATTGTAACTGGAAACTGGATACTGAAATAAAAAGTAATATTATTTGGTGCAGACCCGATATAGCACCTTTTGATGAAATTAAATTATTGCCCGTTACTTATACTTCAAAATTACAAAATACAATATTTAAAGAAGAGTATTTTCAGGAACGCCTATATCAATATGTTGATAGCTTAAATTTGCTTTATGTTGCACTTACCCGTTGTTGTGAGGTCTTAATAACCTTTGGCAATACACCATCTTCTAATAATAAAGATAAATTAAAAAGTGTGTCCGACTTAATGTATTTTACCATTCAAAATCATCATTTAACAGACACGGATAATAGAGGTTTTATTGATTTGGCCTCTTCATGGGATGCAGAAAATAATTGCTTTAGTTATGGTGAAATACCAGAGCAAATATCAAACACGAAGGACGAAGATATTATATTAGGTGAAATACTAAAACCTTTTACCAATAAGCTATTAAACGATGACAAGATAGCTATTAAAGCGGATAATGAAGGGTATTTTTCCAATACAGGTGGACAGAGTAAGATTAATTATGGAAAGCTAATGCATGAAGCTTTTGAATATATTCATACCAAAGATGATATTGAAATGGCTCTGACAAGAATGATTTTTGATGGTAAAATATCAGAAATGGAAAAAGAAATGTTGAAAAATCAAATTTCTGATTTGATTTCTAAACCTGATACACAAAAATGGTTTCATCCGAAACATCAGATAAAAGCAGAAAATACCATTTTATCCCCCCGAGGAACTTATCGTCCGGACCGCGTTGTGTTTTTAGAGAACGAAGTTCATATCATTGACTATAAATTTGGCGATATTGAAGAAGCAAAATATGAAAAACAGGTATTGCAGTATATCCGACAAGTACAAAACATGGGACATACATCTGTCAAAGGTTTTATTTGGTATGTGACACTGGATAAAATTATTCCGGTCTGCCATGAGGCAACGCAAGGCCGTTTGTTTTAG
- a CDS encoding sugar ABC transporter substrate-binding protein has product MTQKKAGDIVRNAHQNYVPVISYDRLIKDCNLDYYISTDNIAIGELQANYLTKIKPMGKYGIVGGSLIDHNAHLLNLGQMNILQPFIEKGDIEIVFNKYSNSWSLHEGYRITNEYLNNTNSDLDAVIAGNDAIASGVISALKEHDMDGKVLVAGQDADIEAIRNIASGLQTITIYKPIESMAYAAANAAIKIACGEAPSNMNITIHNGKKLVPAILLPAQIVHRQNIKMTVVSEGFVLEEDIK; this is encoded by the coding sequence TTGACTCAAAAAAAAGCAGGTGACATAGTTAGGAATGCACACCAAAACTATGTACCTGTTATATCATACGACCGACTCATTAAGGATTGTAATCTCGATTATTATATATCGACTGATAATATTGCCATCGGTGAATTACAAGCCAATTATTTGACAAAAATAAAACCCATGGGAAAATATGGTATTGTAGGCGGATCATTGATTGATCATAATGCTCACCTCCTTAACTTGGGACAAATGAATATATTACAGCCTTTTATTGAAAAAGGAGATATTGAAATTGTTTTTAACAAATATTCCAATTCATGGTCGTTACATGAAGGTTATAGAATCACCAACGAATATTTGAACAATACGAATAGTGACTTAGATGCGGTTATTGCAGGCAATGATGCCATTGCCTCAGGCGTTATCAGTGCGCTTAAAGAGCACGATATGGATGGCAAAGTGCTGGTAGCCGGACAAGATGCCGATATTGAAGCCATCCGAAATATAGCCAGTGGACTGCAAACAATAACCATCTATAAACCCATTGAATCGATGGCTTATGCTGCTGCCAATGCCGCTATCAAAATAGCCTGCGGTGAGGCCCCTTCAAATATGAACATCACTATTCACAACGGAAAAAAGCTTGTCCCTGCCATCTTGTTGCCGGCCCAAATAGTGCACCGCCAAAACATTAAAATGACAGTAGTTTCTGAAGGTTTTGTTTTAGAAGAAGATATAAAGTAA
- a CDS encoding type 1 periplasmic-binding domain-containing protein, whose amino-acid sequence MKTLQTLLIIALGTLLLNSCQHKPKVGLLMDTLERDRWKKDMKLIEEKVGELGGHFFVAIADADPDKQEEQAREMIENGIEVLIIVPVDSKKSR is encoded by the coding sequence ATGAAGACTCTACAAACATTATTAATCATCGCTTTGGGAACATTACTGCTAAATAGTTGCCAACACAAGCCCAAAGTGGGTTTACTAATGGATACTTTAGAAAGGGATCGTTGGAAAAAAGATATGAAGCTGATTGAAGAAAAAGTTGGGGAGCTGGGGGGGCATTTTTTTGTGGCAATAGCCGATGCTGATCCGGACAAACAGGAAGAACAAGCCCGGGAGATGATTGAAAATGGCATCGAAGTCCTTATTATTGTTCCTGTTGACTCAAAAAAAAGCAGGTGA
- a CDS encoding YfiR family protein: MIKKTLAILLLIGSLLPVNAQNYKFQALFIYNIVKRVNWPPSSDNFKIGVVGSKELQKELEILSKKQKIGGKTIEIITLTPSSIQENEVHVLYLGRSSSSKIGDIQTIIKSKPVLLIGDKAGLKGAGINFIDNSKEIKFEIYPNTIKEHQLAISSSLLNLGVVIE, encoded by the coding sequence ATGATTAAAAAAACACTTGCAATTTTGTTGCTGATTGGTTCATTGCTACCAGTAAATGCTCAAAATTATAAATTTCAGGCCTTGTTTATCTACAACATTGTTAAAAGAGTCAATTGGCCTCCAAGTTCCGATAATTTTAAGATAGGAGTGGTTGGGTCCAAAGAGTTGCAAAAAGAATTGGAAATTTTATCTAAAAAACAGAAGATTGGAGGTAAGACCATTGAAATTATCACTTTAACCCCCTCAAGTATCCAAGAAAATGAAGTTCATGTACTGTATCTAGGACGATCTTCTTCTTCCAAAATAGGAGATATCCAAACGATAATTAAATCAAAACCTGTATTACTTATCGGAGATAAAGCAGGTTTAAAAGGAGCAGGAATTAATTTCATTGATAACTCCAAAGAAATTAAGTTCGAAATATATCCAAATACAATCAAAGAACATCAACTTGCTATTTCTAGTTCATTGCTAAATCTAGGCGTGGTTATCGAGTAA
- a CDS encoding TonB-dependent receptor plug domain-containing protein, which yields MNKYILLFIAVFTAQCVVYAQDHSQTVNIEELTLEQMRGMTQEDLLQLPFEDLIQLVKELKLSSIEELYNLILNPTQSTASKMEEDIFNAPLATTVITADELSKSGVRSIPEALKLAPGIIVREKTNGNYDVHIRGNDYISPGSDFENTVNSTTLVMIDNRPVYNNFLGATFWENLPISVNDVSKIEIIYGPSAALYGPNAVSGVIHFITKKNKQEGIHTDFDIQEGSQHSTITSASMVYGKSNWGIRLSGNYQKMDRFQDTYYIPQEQKYISGDEVGELNAMMDTTFIADEFMRDYAKAKEQGALNLGLSFSPSEKASLAYDASFQSSSVQTAYMDIGSVLSTRKSSSFSNSLNINIGKFEGHLSSVFGKLNAVQGLTGYEYDYREVNAKVGYLFKYKKLNIHPGFDANYAHYSDEDYVDVNSNTGLLNGTAELGTVQGSVRLDYTAFGKLRLAGAWMQGYFYQPQRGYSAYQFSTSYKAGENTLLRMVASKSNSSPFVLNTYMDKTIQIPMPTGVEESTGTNTLKKIGNEALDPQEMKMIEMGLRHKFMQNLQVDVSLFYNKTKNYAELVSEQKLTAGEEVTEPTQAAEQTVIIESMQNMDLKSQQIGLTASIKYVMNKKFNTAVFATIQNTSLHDYEVSNADQYEALTGENIDQQSLAENPSYLSFDHDYTPKWYGGALINYAPTPKWNFNVSFYGYSKQKSFYTKGNQFYNIEIDPKLSGNLKASYQLNDWIKLYVNARNISHSDSQEFLFTDKTGATYLGGLHIKF from the coding sequence ATGAATAAATACATATTACTTTTTATTGCAGTATTCACCGCACAGTGTGTGGTTTATGCCCAGGATCATTCACAAACAGTAAATATAGAAGAATTGACACTGGAGCAAATGAGAGGAATGACGCAAGAGGATTTATTACAGTTGCCTTTTGAAGATTTAATACAATTGGTGAAAGAGTTAAAATTATCTTCCATCGAAGAATTATATAACCTGATATTAAACCCAACACAATCAACGGCCTCCAAAATGGAGGAGGACATCTTTAATGCGCCATTGGCTACGACTGTTATAACGGCAGATGAGTTATCTAAATCAGGTGTACGCTCTATCCCCGAGGCTTTAAAGCTCGCTCCTGGTATAATCGTTAGAGAAAAAACAAACGGAAATTACGATGTTCATATTCGGGGAAACGATTATATATCCCCTGGTTCCGATTTCGAAAATACGGTTAACTCCACAACCTTGGTTATGATTGACAATAGACCAGTATATAATAATTTTTTGGGAGCTACTTTTTGGGAAAATCTTCCCATCAGTGTGAATGATGTTAGTAAAATTGAGATTATCTATGGTCCTTCAGCGGCGCTCTATGGCCCCAATGCGGTATCTGGCGTAATTCATTTTATTACAAAAAAAAATAAGCAAGAAGGTATTCATACCGATTTTGATATTCAGGAAGGAAGCCAGCATTCAACCATCACATCTGCATCTATGGTCTATGGAAAAAGTAACTGGGGAATTCGTTTATCCGGTAATTATCAGAAAATGGATCGCTTTCAAGATACTTATTACATTCCTCAAGAGCAGAAATATATTAGTGGGGATGAAGTAGGCGAGCTAAATGCGATGATGGACACTACTTTTATTGCAGACGAATTTATGCGTGATTATGCTAAAGCAAAGGAACAAGGTGCCTTAAATTTAGGACTCAGCTTTTCGCCTTCTGAAAAGGCAAGTCTTGCCTATGATGCTTCTTTTCAGTCTTCTTCGGTACAAACGGCCTATATGGATATTGGATCAGTGCTTTCAACACGTAAATCATCATCCTTCAGTAATAGTTTGAATATCAACATTGGTAAATTTGAAGGGCATTTATCAAGTGTTTTTGGCAAATTAAATGCGGTACAAGGTCTTACAGGATATGAATACGATTATAGAGAAGTGAATGCTAAAGTTGGATATCTTTTTAAATATAAAAAACTGAATATTCATCCGGGTTTTGATGCGAACTATGCTCATTATTCGGATGAAGACTATGTAGATGTGAATTCTAATACAGGTTTATTAAATGGCACAGCTGAGTTAGGGACTGTTCAAGGAAGCGTAAGATTAGACTACACGGCTTTTGGTAAATTACGCTTAGCAGGAGCTTGGATGCAAGGCTATTTTTATCAACCTCAACGTGGTTACAGTGCTTATCAATTTTCAACTTCGTATAAGGCGGGTGAAAATACATTATTACGTATGGTCGCTTCTAAATCCAACTCCAGTCCTTTTGTTTTAAATACATATATGGATAAAACTATCCAAATACCAATGCCCACAGGTGTAGAAGAATCAACAGGAACCAATACCCTAAAAAAAATAGGTAACGAAGCGCTCGACCCACAAGAAATGAAAATGATTGAAATGGGGCTCAGGCATAAGTTCATGCAAAACCTGCAAGTGGATGTATCTCTTTTTTATAATAAAACAAAAAATTACGCTGAATTAGTAAGTGAGCAGAAGCTTACTGCTGGGGAAGAAGTTACTGAACCTACGCAAGCAGCCGAACAAACGGTTATCATTGAGTCCATGCAAAATATGGATCTAAAATCGCAGCAAATAGGACTTACCGCAAGTATAAAATATGTGATGAATAAAAAATTTAATACCGCAGTTTTTGCTACTATTCAAAACACCTCGCTACATGATTACGAGGTAAGTAATGCAGACCAATACGAAGCACTAACCGGAGAAAATATCGATCAGCAATCCCTGGCCGAAAATCCAAGTTATTTATCATTCGACCATGACTATACTCCCAAATGGTATGGAGGTGCACTCATCAATTATGCCCCAACTCCAAAATGGAATTTTAATGTTTCGTTTTACGGATATAGTAAGCAAAAATCCTTTTATACCAAAGGAAATCAATTTTACAATATTGAAATAGATCCCAAACTGAGTGGTAACCTAAAAGCATCTTACCAATTAAATGATTGGATCAAACTATATGTGAATGCACGGAATATATCCCATAGCGATTCACAGGAATTTTTATTTACTGATAAAACCGGAGCAACTTATTTGGGAGGGCTTCATATAAAATTTTAA
- the mazG gene encoding nucleoside triphosphate pyrophosphohydrolase, giving the protein MQDKLTAFEELLHIMDELREKCPWDKKQTKETLRTLTIEETYELADAIIKNDATLIKKELGDLLLHIVFYSKIGEENQQFSIKDVIDSLNEKLIYRHPHIFSDTKVKNAKEVEENWERLKLKEKGGNKSVLEGVPESLPALIKAHRIQDKARGVGFDWENREQVWDKVQEELHEVKDEINNGDQDKIEAEFGDLLFSIINTARLYGVNPENALERTNRKFIQRFNFLENKTIKQGRDLKTMTLEEMDQIWEEAKKQE; this is encoded by the coding sequence ATGCAAGATAAGTTAACAGCATTCGAAGAATTGCTCCATATAATGGATGAATTGCGAGAAAAATGTCCTTGGGATAAGAAACAAACCAAAGAAACACTGCGGACTCTTACGATTGAAGAAACCTACGAATTGGCCGATGCCATCATAAAAAATGATGCGACACTCATAAAAAAAGAATTGGGCGATTTATTATTGCATATTGTGTTTTATTCAAAAATTGGAGAGGAAAACCAGCAGTTTAGTATTAAGGATGTGATTGACTCACTCAATGAAAAACTGATATATCGTCACCCTCATATATTTAGTGATACAAAAGTAAAAAATGCCAAAGAAGTAGAAGAAAACTGGGAGCGCTTAAAATTGAAGGAAAAAGGTGGTAATAAATCTGTTTTAGAAGGAGTCCCCGAGTCCTTACCTGCCTTAATTAAAGCACATCGAATTCAAGATAAAGCGCGAGGAGTGGGCTTTGATTGGGAAAATCGCGAACAAGTCTGGGATAAAGTGCAGGAGGAACTACATGAGGTTAAAGACGAAATCAACAACGGTGACCAAGATAAAATAGAAGCTGAATTTGGTGATTTATTGTTTTCAATCATTAATACGGCCAGATTATATGGTGTAAATCCAGAAAACGCACTCGAAAGAACCAATCGCAAGTTTATACAACGATTTAATTTTCTGGAAAATAAAACAATAAAACAAGGTAGGGATTTAAAAACGATGACACTGGAAGAAATGGATCAAATTTGGGAAGAAGCAAAAAAACAGGAGTAA